A section of the Macadamia integrifolia cultivar HAES 741 chromosome 9, SCU_Mint_v3, whole genome shotgun sequence genome encodes:
- the LOC122088406 gene encoding pyruvate, phosphate dikinase, chloroplastic isoform X1 → MYSAMKVRLTRSTTDVNLQQPHKDKFIDRVGQLIGSRLSVRFSGSGSKSVQHGRIHSKQDKPATNQKGESRNRSKSQAVMTTTPNPTQMDPITKKHVFIFGKGMSEGHKGMKSLLGGKGANLAEMASIGLSVPPGLTISTEACQEYQEYGKKLPEGLWEEILEAFECVEKEMGAKLGDSSKPLLLSVRSGAAISMPGMMDTVLNLALNDEVVAGLASRSGERFAYDSYRRFLDMFGNVVMGISHSLFEEKLEDLKAAKGVKLDTELKASDLKELVALYKTVYLEAKGEQFPSDPKEQLQLAVKAVFDSWDSPRAIKYRSINQITGLKGTAVNIQCMVFGNMGNTSGTGVLFTRNPSTGEKKLYGEFLINAQGEDVVAGIRTPEDLDTMKQCLPEAYKELVQNCEILERHYKDMMDIEFTVQENRLWMLQCRSGKRTGKGAVRIAVDMVNEGLVDARSAIKMVEPQHLDQLLHPQFEDPSSYKDNVIATGLPASPGAAVGQVVFSADDAETWHAQGKSVILVRTETSPEDVGGMHAATGILTARGGMTSHAAVVARGWGKCCVSGCSDLRVNDSEKVVLIGDKIIKEGEWLSLNGSTGEVIMGKQTLAPPAISGDLETFMSMVDEIRSLKVMANADTPEDAQTARNNGAQGIGLCRTEHMFFASDERLKAVRQMIMAVTPEQRKKALDLLLPYQRSDFEGIFRAMDGLPVTIRLLDPPLHEFLPEGDIEQMVSELTSDTGMTEEEVFSKVEKLSEVNPMLGFRGCRLGISYPELTEMQARAIFQAAISMSNHGVQVFPEIMVPLVGTPQELGHQVSLIRSIAEKVFSEMGTSLGYKVGTMIEIPRAALIADEIAKEAEFFSFGTNDLTQMTFGYSRDDVGKFLPVYLSKGILPSDPFEVLDQKGVGQLIKMATDKGCGARPSLKVGICGEHGGEPSSVAFFAEVGLDYVSCSPFRVPIARLAAAQVAA, encoded by the exons ATGTATTCGGCAATGAAAGTTCGATTAACGCGGTCAACAACAGACGTCAACTTGCAACAGCCTCACAAGGACAAATTTATAGACCGGGTCGGGCAACTCATAGGGAGCCGTTTATCAGTTCGCTTCAGCGGGTCTGGCTCGAAGTCAGTTCAACATGGTCGGATCCATTCCAAGCAGGACAAGCCTGCCACCAACCAAAAAGGTGAATCACGGAACCGGTCGAAAAGCCAAGCCGTTATGACTACAACCCCAAACCCGACTCAAATGGATCCGATAACGAAAAAG CATGTCTTCATCTTTGGCAAAGGAATGAGTGAAGGACATAAGGGTATGAAATCCTTG TTGGGCGGGAAAGGAGCAAACCTTGCAGAGATGGCAAGCATTGGCCTATCTGTGCCACCGGGCCTCACAATATCAACCGAAGCATGCCAGGAGTACCAGGAGTACGGAAAGAAGCTGCCAGAGGGACTGTGGGAGGAGATATTGGAGGCCTTTGAGTGTGTGGAGAAGGAAATGGGAGCCAAACTCGGTGACTCTTCTAAGCCGCTCCTCTTATCTGTTCGTTCAGGTGCTGCG ATTTCTATGCCTGGTATGATGGACACTGTCCTTAACCTTGCCCTTAATGATGAAGTGGTTGCTGGTTTGGCTTCCAGAAGTGGAGAGCGCTTTGCTTATGATTCATATAGACGTTTTCTAGACATGTTTGGCAATGTT GTCATGGGCATTTCACACTCATTATTTGAGGAGAAACTAGAAGACCTTAAGGCTGCCAAAGGCGTTAAACTTGACACTGAGCTCAAAGCTTCTGACCTTAAAGAGCTTGTGGCACTGTACAAGACAGTCTACCTTGAAGCCAAGGGTGAACAGTTTCCTTCAG ATCCAAAAGAGCAGTTGCAATTGGCTGTGAAAGCAGTCTTTGACTCTTGGGACAGTCCTAGAGCCATCAAATATAGAAGCATCAACCAGATAACTGGATTGAAGGGGACTGCTGTCAACATTCAATGCATGGTGTTTGGAAACATGGGAAACACTTCAGGAACGGGTGTGCTCTTCACTAGAAATCCAAGCACTGGAGAAAAGAAGCTTTATGGGGAGTTTCTAATCAATGCTCAG GGAGAGGATGTAGTTGCTGGAATAAGAACACCGGAGGACCTGGACACCATGAAACAATGCTTGCCCGAAGCTTACAAAGAGCTTGTACAGAACTGTGAAATTCTGGAGAGACATTACAAAGACATGATG GATATCGAATTCACAGTTCAGGAAAATAGGCTGTGGATGCTGCAATGCCGATCTGGAAAGAGGACTGGGAAAGGGGCTGTACGGATTGCTGTGGACATGGTTAATGAAGGGCTTGTTGATGCTCGTTCAGCTATCAAGATGGTGGAACCACAGCATCTTGATCAACTTCTTCATCCACAG TTTGAGGATCCATCTTCTTACAAAGACAATGTGATAGCCACGGGCTTGCCTGCATCACCCGGAGCTGCAGTTGGTCAGGTTGTATTCAGTGCTGATGATGCTGAAACATGGCATGCTCAAGGAAAGAGTGTCATTTTG GTGAGGACAGAGACCAGCCCAGAGGATGTTGGGGGAATGCATGCGGCCACTGGTATTTTGACAGCTAGAGGTGGCATGACCTCACATGCAGCTGTTGTAGCCCGTGGGTGGGGAAAGTGTTGTGTATCCGGATGCTCTGACTTACGTGTGAATGACTCAGAAAAG GTTGTTCTAATTGGAGACAAGATAATAAAGGAGGGTGAGTGGCTTTCGCTCAACGGATCTACAGGAGAAGTGATAATGGGGAAGCAGACACTTGCTCCTCCAGCTATAAGTGGTGACTTGGAAACCTTCATGTCCATGGTTGATGAAATAAGGTCTCTCAAG GTTATGGCGAATGCTGACACACCAGAAGATGCACAAACAGCAAGAAATAATGGTGCACAAGGGATTGGACTCTGTAGGACAGAGCATATG TTCTTTGCGTCGGATGAAAGGCTAAAGGCAGTCAGACAGATGATAATGGCTGTGACTCCAGAACAGAGAAAGAAGGCACTGGACTTACTTTTGCCTTATCAAAGATCTGACTTTGAAGGAATCTTTCGTGCAATGGATG GTCTTCCTGTGACAATCCGGCTGTTAGACCCTCCTCTCCATGAATTTTTGCCAGAGGGGGACATCGAACAAATGGTCAGCGAACTAACTTCTGACACTGGCATGACCGAAGAGGAAGTGTTTTCAAAGGTTGAGAAACTCTCAGAAGTAAATCCCATGCTTGGTTTCCGTGGTTGCAG GCTTGGGATATCGTATCCAGAACTAACTGAAATGCAAGCACGTGCAATCTTTCAGGCTGCAATCTCTATGAGCAACCATGGTGTCCAAGTCTTTCCTGAAATTATGGTTCCCCTTGTTGGAACACCACAG GAACTAGGACATCAAGTGAGTTTAATACGGAGCATTGCTGAGAAAGTGTTCTCTGAGATGGGTACTTCTCTAGGTTATAAGGTTGGGACTATGATTGAGATTCCCAGGGCTGCTCTAATTGCAGATGAG ATTGCCAAGGAAGCGGAGTTCTTCTCATTTGGGACTAATGACCTCACACAAATGACATTTGGATACAGTAGAGATGACGTTGGAAAGTTCCTTCCCGTGTATTTGTCCAAAGGCATTCTACCAAGTGATCCATTTGAG GTGCTTGATCAAAAAGGAGTGGGGCAACTCATCAAGATGGCTACAGACAAAGGATGTGGAGCAAGGCCTAGCTTAAAG GTCGGAATATGTGGAGAACATGGTGGGGAACCCTCTTCTGTAGCATTCTTTGCGGAGGTTGGACTCGACTATGTTTCATGTTCACCTTTCAG GGTCCCTATTGCTAGGCTTGCTGCAGCTCAAGTGGCCGCTTGA
- the LOC122088406 gene encoding pyruvate, phosphate dikinase, chloroplastic isoform X2, with amino-acid sequence MASIGLSVPPGLTISTEACQEYQEYGKKLPEGLWEEILEAFECVEKEMGAKLGDSSKPLLLSVRSGAAISMPGMMDTVLNLALNDEVVAGLASRSGERFAYDSYRRFLDMFGNVVMGISHSLFEEKLEDLKAAKGVKLDTELKASDLKELVALYKTVYLEAKGEQFPSDPKEQLQLAVKAVFDSWDSPRAIKYRSINQITGLKGTAVNIQCMVFGNMGNTSGTGVLFTRNPSTGEKKLYGEFLINAQGEDVVAGIRTPEDLDTMKQCLPEAYKELVQNCEILERHYKDMMDIEFTVQENRLWMLQCRSGKRTGKGAVRIAVDMVNEGLVDARSAIKMVEPQHLDQLLHPQFEDPSSYKDNVIATGLPASPGAAVGQVVFSADDAETWHAQGKSVILVRTETSPEDVGGMHAATGILTARGGMTSHAAVVARGWGKCCVSGCSDLRVNDSEKVVLIGDKIIKEGEWLSLNGSTGEVIMGKQTLAPPAISGDLETFMSMVDEIRSLKVMANADTPEDAQTARNNGAQGIGLCRTEHMFFASDERLKAVRQMIMAVTPEQRKKALDLLLPYQRSDFEGIFRAMDGLPVTIRLLDPPLHEFLPEGDIEQMVSELTSDTGMTEEEVFSKVEKLSEVNPMLGFRGCRLGISYPELTEMQARAIFQAAISMSNHGVQVFPEIMVPLVGTPQELGHQVSLIRSIAEKVFSEMGTSLGYKVGTMIEIPRAALIADEIAKEAEFFSFGTNDLTQMTFGYSRDDVGKFLPVYLSKGILPSDPFEVLDQKGVGQLIKMATDKGCGARPSLKVGICGEHGGEPSSVAFFAEVGLDYVSCSPFRVPIARLAAAQVAA; translated from the exons ATGGCAAGCATTGGCCTATCTGTGCCACCGGGCCTCACAATATCAACCGAAGCATGCCAGGAGTACCAGGAGTACGGAAAGAAGCTGCCAGAGGGACTGTGGGAGGAGATATTGGAGGCCTTTGAGTGTGTGGAGAAGGAAATGGGAGCCAAACTCGGTGACTCTTCTAAGCCGCTCCTCTTATCTGTTCGTTCAGGTGCTGCG ATTTCTATGCCTGGTATGATGGACACTGTCCTTAACCTTGCCCTTAATGATGAAGTGGTTGCTGGTTTGGCTTCCAGAAGTGGAGAGCGCTTTGCTTATGATTCATATAGACGTTTTCTAGACATGTTTGGCAATGTT GTCATGGGCATTTCACACTCATTATTTGAGGAGAAACTAGAAGACCTTAAGGCTGCCAAAGGCGTTAAACTTGACACTGAGCTCAAAGCTTCTGACCTTAAAGAGCTTGTGGCACTGTACAAGACAGTCTACCTTGAAGCCAAGGGTGAACAGTTTCCTTCAG ATCCAAAAGAGCAGTTGCAATTGGCTGTGAAAGCAGTCTTTGACTCTTGGGACAGTCCTAGAGCCATCAAATATAGAAGCATCAACCAGATAACTGGATTGAAGGGGACTGCTGTCAACATTCAATGCATGGTGTTTGGAAACATGGGAAACACTTCAGGAACGGGTGTGCTCTTCACTAGAAATCCAAGCACTGGAGAAAAGAAGCTTTATGGGGAGTTTCTAATCAATGCTCAG GGAGAGGATGTAGTTGCTGGAATAAGAACACCGGAGGACCTGGACACCATGAAACAATGCTTGCCCGAAGCTTACAAAGAGCTTGTACAGAACTGTGAAATTCTGGAGAGACATTACAAAGACATGATG GATATCGAATTCACAGTTCAGGAAAATAGGCTGTGGATGCTGCAATGCCGATCTGGAAAGAGGACTGGGAAAGGGGCTGTACGGATTGCTGTGGACATGGTTAATGAAGGGCTTGTTGATGCTCGTTCAGCTATCAAGATGGTGGAACCACAGCATCTTGATCAACTTCTTCATCCACAG TTTGAGGATCCATCTTCTTACAAAGACAATGTGATAGCCACGGGCTTGCCTGCATCACCCGGAGCTGCAGTTGGTCAGGTTGTATTCAGTGCTGATGATGCTGAAACATGGCATGCTCAAGGAAAGAGTGTCATTTTG GTGAGGACAGAGACCAGCCCAGAGGATGTTGGGGGAATGCATGCGGCCACTGGTATTTTGACAGCTAGAGGTGGCATGACCTCACATGCAGCTGTTGTAGCCCGTGGGTGGGGAAAGTGTTGTGTATCCGGATGCTCTGACTTACGTGTGAATGACTCAGAAAAG GTTGTTCTAATTGGAGACAAGATAATAAAGGAGGGTGAGTGGCTTTCGCTCAACGGATCTACAGGAGAAGTGATAATGGGGAAGCAGACACTTGCTCCTCCAGCTATAAGTGGTGACTTGGAAACCTTCATGTCCATGGTTGATGAAATAAGGTCTCTCAAG GTTATGGCGAATGCTGACACACCAGAAGATGCACAAACAGCAAGAAATAATGGTGCACAAGGGATTGGACTCTGTAGGACAGAGCATATG TTCTTTGCGTCGGATGAAAGGCTAAAGGCAGTCAGACAGATGATAATGGCTGTGACTCCAGAACAGAGAAAGAAGGCACTGGACTTACTTTTGCCTTATCAAAGATCTGACTTTGAAGGAATCTTTCGTGCAATGGATG GTCTTCCTGTGACAATCCGGCTGTTAGACCCTCCTCTCCATGAATTTTTGCCAGAGGGGGACATCGAACAAATGGTCAGCGAACTAACTTCTGACACTGGCATGACCGAAGAGGAAGTGTTTTCAAAGGTTGAGAAACTCTCAGAAGTAAATCCCATGCTTGGTTTCCGTGGTTGCAG GCTTGGGATATCGTATCCAGAACTAACTGAAATGCAAGCACGTGCAATCTTTCAGGCTGCAATCTCTATGAGCAACCATGGTGTCCAAGTCTTTCCTGAAATTATGGTTCCCCTTGTTGGAACACCACAG GAACTAGGACATCAAGTGAGTTTAATACGGAGCATTGCTGAGAAAGTGTTCTCTGAGATGGGTACTTCTCTAGGTTATAAGGTTGGGACTATGATTGAGATTCCCAGGGCTGCTCTAATTGCAGATGAG ATTGCCAAGGAAGCGGAGTTCTTCTCATTTGGGACTAATGACCTCACACAAATGACATTTGGATACAGTAGAGATGACGTTGGAAAGTTCCTTCCCGTGTATTTGTCCAAAGGCATTCTACCAAGTGATCCATTTGAG GTGCTTGATCAAAAAGGAGTGGGGCAACTCATCAAGATGGCTACAGACAAAGGATGTGGAGCAAGGCCTAGCTTAAAG GTCGGAATATGTGGAGAACATGGTGGGGAACCCTCTTCTGTAGCATTCTTTGCGGAGGTTGGACTCGACTATGTTTCATGTTCACCTTTCAG GGTCCCTATTGCTAGGCTTGCTGCAGCTCAAGTGGCCGCTTGA